A genomic stretch from Doryrhamphus excisus isolate RoL2022-K1 chromosome 23, RoL_Dexc_1.0, whole genome shotgun sequence includes:
- the LOC131110205 gene encoding catenin delta-1-like isoform X5 encodes MVDPAHSTLDESYTPEDDSHEAHSVFSEEGTTRRPDNGLKKPMSRTVLPTDTMSIDGGMSMSGMGGYSATLDRPYRHMGGGDYPTATVPRNYHYGPVGGYDDYRGGPPSEAYTSLSRGSHMDDRYRPVDGYRTLDSGYRAPSRQQMDPYAAQPQVGRGMRAMGSAMDMRYAHGHYGLEDDQRSMGYDDYGMGPPPMHPGGYGTMPRLGPGPGGMDRRRLRSCEDTLDGDMGGVDPYAWVPMTMERGSMASLDSTVRKGPPASWRQPELPEVIAMLNYRLDPVKTNAAAFLQHLTFKNDKVKSEVRRLKGIPALVSLLDHPSKDVHHSACGALKNISYGRDPDNKIAIKNCDGVPALIRLLRKTHDQDLTDTITGTLWNLSSHDSVKMEIVDHALHALADEVIVPHSGWERGSNGGEESCKPRHLEWETALTNTAGCLRNVSSERSEARRKLRECTGLVDSLMYIVQSQINRKDVDNKLVENCMCLLRNLSYQVHREVPSCDRYAETAPINQGPAPGSNKGGCFGSRKGKDEWFSKGKKDGDDGSADQVDIPKRTTPAKGYELLFQPEVVRVYTSLLRESKNPSVLEAAAGAIQNLCAGRWTFGRYIRATVRLEKGLPMMAELLAHGNDRVVRAMSGALRNLAIDNRNCELLGLHAVPHLVANLPGGQSGRALSEETVVSVLSTLAEVLGSSLEAAKTLRASQGIERLVLINKDGKRSDREVRAAGQVLQLVWAHKELRRPLEKDGWKKSDFQVNLNSNTANGPSTRTNGTYGETTTPLLDRGEKRSMIPLNDLGSEAYSTLDQRERRHTLDDTTDTLPRGVYGGRKGSLPLLDSYDEKLIVCITQTGPSLPGY; translated from the exons ATGGTGGACCCGGCACACAGCACTCTCGACGAGAGCTACACACCGGAGGACGATTCTCATGAAGCACACTCTGTGTTCTCCGAAGAAGGAACCACACGGCGGCCAGACAATGGG CTGAAGAAACCGATGTCACGCACGGTCCTGCCAACAGACACGATGTCCATCGACGGCGGCATGTCGATGTCCGGTATGGGTGGCTACAGCGCCACACTGGACCGTCCATACAGGCACATGGGAGGAGGAGACTACCCCACTGCTACGGTGCCCAGAAACTACCACTACGGTCCTGTCGGGGGTTACGATGACTACAGGGGAGGGCCCCCATCGGAGGCATACACAAGCCTGAGCCGGGGATCACACATGGATGATCGTTACAG GCCAGTTGATGGCTACAGAACCCTGGATTCTGGTTACCGGGCTCCCAGCCGCCAGCAGATGGACCCCTACGCCGCACAGCCCCAGGTGGGCAGGGGAATGAGGGCCATGGGCTCTGCAATGGACATGCGATACGCTCACGGTCATTACGGTCTGGAAGACGACCAGCGCAGCATGGGATACGACGACTACGGCATGGGGCCTCCACCCATGCACCCCGGCGGTTATGGCACCATGCCGCGCCTGGGACCCGGCCCTGGTGGTATGGACAGGCGAAGACTCAG GAGCTGCGAAGATACTTTAGATGGTGACATGGGAGGAGTGGATCCATATGCCTGGGTTCCCATGACCATGGAGCGGGGGAGCATGGCCTCATTAGACAGCACAGTGAGGAAAGGTCCTCCTGCCTCATGGAGACAACCAGAGCTGCCAGAGGTGATCGCCATGTTGAACTACCGCTTGGACCCCGTCAAAACCAACGCAGCCGCCTTCCTGCAGCATCTCACGTTCAAAAATGACAAG GTTAAATCGGAGGTGCGGCGTCTGAAAGGTATACCAGCCTTAGTGTCACTGCTGGATCACCCCAGCAAAGACGTGCACCACTCGGCCTGCGGGGCGCTGAAGAACATCTCATATGGACGGGACCCGGATAACAAGATTGCCATCAAAAACTGCGACGGCGTGCCGGCTCTCATCCGATTGCTGAGGAAGACCCACGACCAGGACCTTACTGACACCATCACTG GCACACTGTGGAACCTGTCATCCCACGATTCAGTAAAGATGGAGATTGTGGACCACGCCCTGCATGCTCTGGCAGATGAGGTGATAGTGCCTCACTCGGGTTGGGAGCGCGGGAGCAACGGGGGAGAAGAAAGCTGCAAGCCACGCCATCTGGAGTGGGAAACCGCCTTGACCAACACTGCTGGCTGCCTGAG GAATGTGAGTTCAGAGCGCAGCGAGGCCCGGCGAAAGCTGAGAGAGTGCACGGGATTGGTGGACTCGCTGATGTACATTGTTCAGTCACAGATCAACCGCAAAGATGTGGATAATAAG TTGGTGGAGAACTGCATGTGCCTCCTAAGAAATCTGTCCTATCAAGTCCACCGCGAGGTCCCCAGCTGCGATCGCTACGCAGAGACCGCACCCATCAACCAGGGACCTGCACCTGGATCTAACAAGGGGGGCTGTTTTGGCTCTCGAAAGGGCAAAG ACGAGTGGTTTTCAAAAG GAAAGAAAGATGGAGACGATGGAAGTGCAGACCAAGTTGACATTCCAAAGAGGACGACGCCTGCCAAAG GGTATGAGCTGCTCTTCCAACCAGAAGTTGTTCGAGTTTACACATCGCTCCTCAGAGAGAGCAAGAACCCCTCAGTGCTGGAAGCTGCTGCCGGGGCCATCCAGAACCTGTGTGCAGGGCGATGGACT TTTGGTCGCTACATCCGTGCCACGGTGCGTCTGGAGAAGGGTCTTCCCATGATGGCTGAGCTGCTGGCTCACGGCAATGATCGCGTGGTCCGGGCAATGTCTGGAGCCTTGAGAAACCTGGCCATTGACAACCGGAACTGCGAACTTCTCG GTTTGCATGCCGTGCCCCACCTCGTTGCCAATCTCCCGGGAGGCCAGTCTGGGCGTGCTCTGTCAGAGGAGACGGTGGTGTCTGTACTGAGCACGTTGGCTGAGGTGCTGGGCAGCAGTCTGGAGGCGGCCAAGACTCTCAGGGCCTCGCAGGGCATCGAGAGACTCGTGCTTATTAACAAAGATGG CAAGCGCTCTGATCGTGAGGTTCGAGCGGCAGGCCAGGTGCTGCAGCTGGTCTGGGCCCACAAGGAGCTGCGTCGTCCTCTGGAGAAGGACGGTTGGAAGAAGTCGGACTTCCAAGTCAACCTAAACTCCAACACCGCCAATGGCCCAAGCACCCGAACTAACGGCACCTATGGAGAGACTACCACACCGCTGCTGgacagag GGGAGAAACGAAGCATGATTCCACTAAATGACCTCGGCTCTG AGGCTTACTCGACACTGGACCAGAGGGAGAGGAGACACACTCTAGATGACACAACAGACACTTTACCG AGAGGGGTGTATGGGGGAAGAAAGGGCTCCCTGCCTCTGTTGGACTCCTATGATG AAAAACTGATAGTGTGCATCACCCAGACTGGACCTTCCCTGCCTGGCTACTGA